From one Bombus huntii isolate Logan2020A chromosome 17, iyBomHunt1.1, whole genome shotgun sequence genomic stretch:
- the LOC126875062 gene encoding lipase 3-like isoform X3: MGAAANQDEVHMTTPELITVHGYKSETHHIWTEDGYCLDVHRVLPKSHQNSDCNYGSHGVKAKESIPVLIHHGLLSSSADWVLLGPEKALAYLLCDNNYDVWLVNARGNAYSRKHKKYTTKDKEFWDFSWHEIGYYDLPATIDYILEHTGYAELYYVGYSQGTTAFYVMASEKSEYNRKIKGMISLAPIAFLANHRSPLLKCVVHFYGLMEWGSSYCNLHQWFPRNRLQAQALGTIIRNAPVGLTNGFCVCWFSLIAGFGSDQLDKSMLPLILGHFPAGASAKQIIHYSQNILSGSFRKFDYGATENLKTYGSTQPPIYDLEKVKTPIVIFYSKNDFLNDPADVKRLTDRLPNVIETKEIEYSKFNHIDYLWGRDARVILYNTVLTVLKKFR; encoded by the exons ATGGGCGCAGCAGCCAATCAGGATGAGGTTCATATGACAACA CCAGAACTAATTACTGTCCATGGTTATAAATCAGAAACACATCATATTTGGACAGAAGATGGATATTGTCTAGATGTGCATAGAGTTTTACCAAAATCTCATCAAAATTCTGATTGCAAT TACGGAAGCCATGGAGTCAAGGCAAAAGAATCAATACCAGTTCTCATTCATCATGGACTTCTATCAAGTTCAGCTGATTGGGTATTATTGGGTCCAGAAAAGGCTTTAGCATATCTTTTATGTGACAATAATTATGATGTCTGGTTAGTAAATGCAAGAGGCAATGCATATTCTAggaaacataaaaaatatacaactAAAGATAAAGAATTTTGGGATTTTAg CTGGCATGAAATTGGGTATTATGATTTACCAGCAACAATAGACTACATTTTGGAGCATACTGGATATGCAGAACTTTATTATGTGGGTTATAGTCAAGGCACAACTGCATTTTATGTAATGGCCAGTGAAAAATCTGAATACAATCGAAAAATTAAAGGAATGATCAGTTTAGCACCAATAGCATTTCTCGCAAATCATAGAAGCCCTTTACTTAAGTGTGTTGTCCATTTTTATGGATTAATGGAG TGGGGATCCTCATATTGCAATCTACATCAGTGGTTCCCCCGCAATAGGTTACAAGCTCAAGCCTTGGGTACAATAATTCGAAATGCCCCAGTTGGTCTCACTAATGGTTTCTGTGTATGCTGGTTTTCACTAATTGCTGGATTCGGTAGTGATCAACTAGACAAGTCTATGCTACCATTAATTCTCGGACATTTCCCAGCTGGTGCTTCTGCGAAACAAATTATTCATTATAGTCAAAATATACTATcag GATCATTTCGCAAGTTTGATTATGGAGCAACAGAAAATCTGAAAACTTATGGGTCAACACAACCACCAATATATGATcttgaaaaagtaaaaacaccaattgtaatattttatagtaaaaATGATTTTCTCAATGATCCTGCAGATGTAAAAAGGCTTACTGATAGATTGCCAAATGTTATAGAGACAAAAGAGattgaatattcaaaattcaatcATATTGATTATTTATGGGGTAGAGATGCCAGGGTGATTCTCTATAATACTGTTTTAAcagttttaaaaaaatttagataa
- the LOC126875062 gene encoding lipase 3-like isoform X1, which produces MGAAANQDEVHMTTPELITVHGYKSETHHIWTEDGYCLDVHRVLPKSHQNSDCNVSGSNEQNLSNKNTIEYGSHGVKAKESIPVLIHHGLLSSSADWVLLGPEKALAYLLCDNNYDVWLVNARGNAYSRKHKKYTTKDKEFWDFSWHEIGYYDLPATIDYILEHTGYAELYYVGYSQGTTAFYVMASEKSEYNRKIKGMISLAPIAFLANHRSPLLKCVVHFYGLMEWGSSYCNLHQWFPRNRLQAQALGTIIRNAPVGLTNGFCVCWFSLIAGFGSDQLDKSMLPLILGHFPAGASAKQIIHYSQNILSGSFRKFDYGATENLKTYGSTQPPIYDLEKVKTPIVIFYSKNDFLNDPADVKRLTDRLPNVIETKEIEYSKFNHIDYLWGRDARVILYNTVLTVLKKFR; this is translated from the exons ATGGGCGCAGCAGCCAATCAGGATGAGGTTCATATGACAACA CCAGAACTAATTACTGTCCATGGTTATAAATCAGAAACACATCATATTTGGACAGAAGATGGATATTGTCTAGATGTGCATAGAGTTTTACCAAAATCTCATCAAAATTCTGATTGCAATGTAAGTGGGAGTAATGAGCAAaatttaagtaataaaaatacaatagaG TACGGAAGCCATGGAGTCAAGGCAAAAGAATCAATACCAGTTCTCATTCATCATGGACTTCTATCAAGTTCAGCTGATTGGGTATTATTGGGTCCAGAAAAGGCTTTAGCATATCTTTTATGTGACAATAATTATGATGTCTGGTTAGTAAATGCAAGAGGCAATGCATATTCTAggaaacataaaaaatatacaactAAAGATAAAGAATTTTGGGATTTTAg CTGGCATGAAATTGGGTATTATGATTTACCAGCAACAATAGACTACATTTTGGAGCATACTGGATATGCAGAACTTTATTATGTGGGTTATAGTCAAGGCACAACTGCATTTTATGTAATGGCCAGTGAAAAATCTGAATACAATCGAAAAATTAAAGGAATGATCAGTTTAGCACCAATAGCATTTCTCGCAAATCATAGAAGCCCTTTACTTAAGTGTGTTGTCCATTTTTATGGATTAATGGAG TGGGGATCCTCATATTGCAATCTACATCAGTGGTTCCCCCGCAATAGGTTACAAGCTCAAGCCTTGGGTACAATAATTCGAAATGCCCCAGTTGGTCTCACTAATGGTTTCTGTGTATGCTGGTTTTCACTAATTGCTGGATTCGGTAGTGATCAACTAGACAAGTCTATGCTACCATTAATTCTCGGACATTTCCCAGCTGGTGCTTCTGCGAAACAAATTATTCATTATAGTCAAAATATACTATcag GATCATTTCGCAAGTTTGATTATGGAGCAACAGAAAATCTGAAAACTTATGGGTCAACACAACCACCAATATATGATcttgaaaaagtaaaaacaccaattgtaatattttatagtaaaaATGATTTTCTCAATGATCCTGCAGATGTAAAAAGGCTTACTGATAGATTGCCAAATGTTATAGAGACAAAAGAGattgaatattcaaaattcaatcATATTGATTATTTATGGGGTAGAGATGCCAGGGTGATTCTCTATAATACTGTTTTAAcagttttaaaaaaatttagataa
- the LOC126875062 gene encoding lipase 3-like isoform X2 — protein sequence MPELITVHGYKSETHHIWTEDGYCLDVHRVLPKSHQNSDCNVSGSNEQNLSNKNTIEYGSHGVKAKESIPVLIHHGLLSSSADWVLLGPEKALAYLLCDNNYDVWLVNARGNAYSRKHKKYTTKDKEFWDFSWHEIGYYDLPATIDYILEHTGYAELYYVGYSQGTTAFYVMASEKSEYNRKIKGMISLAPIAFLANHRSPLLKCVVHFYGLMEWGSSYCNLHQWFPRNRLQAQALGTIIRNAPVGLTNGFCVCWFSLIAGFGSDQLDKSMLPLILGHFPAGASAKQIIHYSQNILSGSFRKFDYGATENLKTYGSTQPPIYDLEKVKTPIVIFYSKNDFLNDPADVKRLTDRLPNVIETKEIEYSKFNHIDYLWGRDARVILYNTVLTVLKKFR from the exons ATG CCAGAACTAATTACTGTCCATGGTTATAAATCAGAAACACATCATATTTGGACAGAAGATGGATATTGTCTAGATGTGCATAGAGTTTTACCAAAATCTCATCAAAATTCTGATTGCAATGTAAGTGGGAGTAATGAGCAAaatttaagtaataaaaatacaatagaG TACGGAAGCCATGGAGTCAAGGCAAAAGAATCAATACCAGTTCTCATTCATCATGGACTTCTATCAAGTTCAGCTGATTGGGTATTATTGGGTCCAGAAAAGGCTTTAGCATATCTTTTATGTGACAATAATTATGATGTCTGGTTAGTAAATGCAAGAGGCAATGCATATTCTAggaaacataaaaaatatacaactAAAGATAAAGAATTTTGGGATTTTAg CTGGCATGAAATTGGGTATTATGATTTACCAGCAACAATAGACTACATTTTGGAGCATACTGGATATGCAGAACTTTATTATGTGGGTTATAGTCAAGGCACAACTGCATTTTATGTAATGGCCAGTGAAAAATCTGAATACAATCGAAAAATTAAAGGAATGATCAGTTTAGCACCAATAGCATTTCTCGCAAATCATAGAAGCCCTTTACTTAAGTGTGTTGTCCATTTTTATGGATTAATGGAG TGGGGATCCTCATATTGCAATCTACATCAGTGGTTCCCCCGCAATAGGTTACAAGCTCAAGCCTTGGGTACAATAATTCGAAATGCCCCAGTTGGTCTCACTAATGGTTTCTGTGTATGCTGGTTTTCACTAATTGCTGGATTCGGTAGTGATCAACTAGACAAGTCTATGCTACCATTAATTCTCGGACATTTCCCAGCTGGTGCTTCTGCGAAACAAATTATTCATTATAGTCAAAATATACTATcag GATCATTTCGCAAGTTTGATTATGGAGCAACAGAAAATCTGAAAACTTATGGGTCAACACAACCACCAATATATGATcttgaaaaagtaaaaacaccaattgtaatattttatagtaaaaATGATTTTCTCAATGATCCTGCAGATGTAAAAAGGCTTACTGATAGATTGCCAAATGTTATAGAGACAAAAGAGattgaatattcaaaattcaatcATATTGATTATTTATGGGGTAGAGATGCCAGGGTGATTCTCTATAATACTGTTTTAAcagttttaaaaaaatttagataa
- the LOC126875062 gene encoding lipase 3-like isoform X4 — protein sequence MPELITVHGYKSETHHIWTEDGYCLDVHRVLPKSHQNSDCNYGSHGVKAKESIPVLIHHGLLSSSADWVLLGPEKALAYLLCDNNYDVWLVNARGNAYSRKHKKYTTKDKEFWDFSWHEIGYYDLPATIDYILEHTGYAELYYVGYSQGTTAFYVMASEKSEYNRKIKGMISLAPIAFLANHRSPLLKCVVHFYGLMEWGSSYCNLHQWFPRNRLQAQALGTIIRNAPVGLTNGFCVCWFSLIAGFGSDQLDKSMLPLILGHFPAGASAKQIIHYSQNILSGSFRKFDYGATENLKTYGSTQPPIYDLEKVKTPIVIFYSKNDFLNDPADVKRLTDRLPNVIETKEIEYSKFNHIDYLWGRDARVILYNTVLTVLKKFR from the exons ATG CCAGAACTAATTACTGTCCATGGTTATAAATCAGAAACACATCATATTTGGACAGAAGATGGATATTGTCTAGATGTGCATAGAGTTTTACCAAAATCTCATCAAAATTCTGATTGCAAT TACGGAAGCCATGGAGTCAAGGCAAAAGAATCAATACCAGTTCTCATTCATCATGGACTTCTATCAAGTTCAGCTGATTGGGTATTATTGGGTCCAGAAAAGGCTTTAGCATATCTTTTATGTGACAATAATTATGATGTCTGGTTAGTAAATGCAAGAGGCAATGCATATTCTAggaaacataaaaaatatacaactAAAGATAAAGAATTTTGGGATTTTAg CTGGCATGAAATTGGGTATTATGATTTACCAGCAACAATAGACTACATTTTGGAGCATACTGGATATGCAGAACTTTATTATGTGGGTTATAGTCAAGGCACAACTGCATTTTATGTAATGGCCAGTGAAAAATCTGAATACAATCGAAAAATTAAAGGAATGATCAGTTTAGCACCAATAGCATTTCTCGCAAATCATAGAAGCCCTTTACTTAAGTGTGTTGTCCATTTTTATGGATTAATGGAG TGGGGATCCTCATATTGCAATCTACATCAGTGGTTCCCCCGCAATAGGTTACAAGCTCAAGCCTTGGGTACAATAATTCGAAATGCCCCAGTTGGTCTCACTAATGGTTTCTGTGTATGCTGGTTTTCACTAATTGCTGGATTCGGTAGTGATCAACTAGACAAGTCTATGCTACCATTAATTCTCGGACATTTCCCAGCTGGTGCTTCTGCGAAACAAATTATTCATTATAGTCAAAATATACTATcag GATCATTTCGCAAGTTTGATTATGGAGCAACAGAAAATCTGAAAACTTATGGGTCAACACAACCACCAATATATGATcttgaaaaagtaaaaacaccaattgtaatattttatagtaaaaATGATTTTCTCAATGATCCTGCAGATGTAAAAAGGCTTACTGATAGATTGCCAAATGTTATAGAGACAAAAGAGattgaatattcaaaattcaatcATATTGATTATTTATGGGGTAGAGATGCCAGGGTGATTCTCTATAATACTGTTTTAAcagttttaaaaaaatttagataa
- the LOC126875059 gene encoding rab proteins geranylgeranyltransferase component A 1 yields MEDYLPNEYDVVVVGTGMTESIVAAAASRIGKKVLHLDSDEYYGGLWATFNFDGLQKWIEDLKVPKNTTKDLSEADLEPEEKFLKTSNEYSTVENIEETWYISNEADLPVVSSKDTQTDSTGDVSGNDDEKADDDKVEKKENVKQWSIDRIRKEYRKFNIDLAPKLLFARGELVELLISSNIARYAEFRAVSRVATFMDGKLTQVPCSRADVFANKTVSVVEKRMLMQLLTSCMEQGADSPEFDGFRDKTFLEYLNTKNLTPIVQHYVVQAIAMATEKTSCRDGVNRTKHFLNSLGRYGNTPFLWPMYGSGELPQCFCRLCAVFGGVYCLKRQLDGVVINKNKCKAIISGKQRISLEHLVLGQGHLPPEVVAFEGEQRISRGIFITDRSIMQGEKENLTLLYYPPEQPDQEPVTLIELGPSTNACPQGLFMVHMTCKRTTNAKEDLAYVVNKFLRAEPLDPLAIRSSIHSHTQTVSPDKRHIQEGDQDNREESTESPKPQVLWSLYLNLPASDIKLEESTPSNLHLCSGPDLELDFDFAVNQAKSIFESMYPDKDFLPRAPDPEEIVLEGEEAPGPKFEGDTEAEEKQDVEKAEKED; encoded by the exons ATGGAGGACTATCTGCCAAATGAATATGATGTCGTCGTCGTAGGGACGG GTATGACGGAGTCTATTGTCGCAGCAGCTGCAAGTAGAATCGGTAAAAAGGTCCTTCACCTAGACAG CGATGAATATTATGGCGGTCTATGGGCAACATTTAACTTTGATGGGCTACAGAAATGGATAGAAGACCTAAAAGTTCCCAAAAACACCACCAAGGATCTATCTGAAGCCGATTTGGAACCTgaagaaaaatttctaaaaactAGCAATGAATATTCAACTGTTGAAAATATTGAGGAAACATGGTATATTTCAAA TGAAGCCGATCTGCCAGTAGTTTCTTCAAAAGATACTCAGACTGATAGTACTGGAGATGTTAGTGGAAATGATGATGAAAAAGCTGATGATGATAAagttgaaaaaaaagagaatgtTAAACAGTGGAGTATAGATCGTATAAGAAAAGAATACAGAAAGTTTAATATTGACTTGGCGCCAAAG TTATTATTTGCACGAGGTGAACTAGTTGAGCTCTTAATCTCCAGTAACATTGCTCGTTATGCGGAATTTCGTGCAGTGTCCAGAGTAGCTACATTCATGGATGGGAAATTGACACAAGTACCTTGCTCAAGAGCTGACGTGTTTGCAAATAAAACTGTTAGTGTTGTTGAGAAAAGAATGTTAATGCAACTGCTCACTTCATGCATGGAGCAAGGCGCAGATAGCCCAGAATTTGATG GATTCCGTGATAAAACCTTCTTAGAATATTTAAACACGAAAAATTTAACACCAATCGTGCAGCATTATGTTGTTCAAGCAATTGCTATGGCTACTGAAAAGACTTCTTGTAGAGATGGTGTGAATCGCACGAAACATTTTTTGAATAGTCTTGGACGATATGGAAATACACCCTTTCTTTGGCCTATGTATGGTAGTGGAGAGCTACCTCAGTGCTTTTGCAG ATTATGTGCAGTATTTGGAGGAGTTTACTGTTTAAAAAGGCAGCTTGATGGTGTagtaataaacaaaaataaatgcaAAGCTATCATTAGTGGCAAACAAAGAATAAGTTTGGAACATTTAGTTCTTGGTCAAGGTCATCTGCCACCAGAAGTTGTAGCTTTTGAAGGAGAGCAACGAATATCACGTGGAATTTTCATTACGGACAG gtCAATTATGCAAGGTGAGAAGGAAAATTTGACACTTTTATATTATCCTCCGGAACAACCTGATCAGGAACCTGTTACACTGATTGAATTGGGACCATCTACAAATGCTTGCCCTCAAGGATTGT TTATGGTTCACATGACATGTAAGCGAACAACAAATGCAAAGGAAGACTTGGCCTATGTTGtcaataaatttttaagaGCTGAGCCACTTGATCCATTAGCCATTCGTTCATCTATCCATAGCCATACACAGACTGTTTCTCCAGATAAAAGACATATTCAG GAAGGTGATCAAGATAATAGAGAAGAGTCTACAGAGAGTCCAAAGCCTCAAGTTTTATGGTCATTGTACTTAAACCTACCTGCAAGTGATATTAAATTAGAAGAGTCCACGCCAAGTAACCTTCATCTGTGTTCAGGACCAGATTTAGAGCTTGATTTCGATTTCGCAGTTAATCAG GCGAAGAGCATCTTTGAATCTATGTATCCTGACAAAGATTTCCTTCCACGTGCACCTGATCCAGAAGAGATTGTACTTGAAGGAGAAGAAGCGCCAGGACCGAAATTTGAGGGAGATACAGAGGCTGAAGAGAAACAAGATGTTGAGAAAGCCGAAAAAGAGGATTAA
- the LOC126875061 gene encoding zinc finger protein ztf-16, whose translation MSDGVDAGGGENEVDSHSCSHADVGESSNPRDEENLDPDNEAALNTNYDSGDGAVPAFRCERCENYETINKTAFCAHQDQCLASAEPGESTENIEATENDGDGEETHPGIRSHRKMFECDVCNMQFSNGANMRRHKMRHTGVKPYECRVCQKRFFRKDHLAEHFTTHSKTLPYHCPICNRGFQRQIAMRAHFQNEHVGQHDMVKSCPLCNYRAATMKCLRLHFFNRHGIDLDNPGPNSSSSLMNSCAPGEAMPSAPLSDSGDSTGNRSADNATPPMHFLTPHIEISIPYPEQTTNQRNPSPAPLNGDSPNSPQSADSNSNAPSSSHHQLPINSSGIHRNLGGSEEAITPSISLIPIKQEPNSNGAEENGATSSNLPLPSLIKVSPLKSLLRDDLRRKLSSGSGNNNNNNNNNNGNNSSNSNPHSRGEPPSSTRPDQRSSGLQCAHCRITFPDQTLYFLHKGCHSESNPWKCNICGEQCCNLYQFNSHLLSKSHQ comes from the exons ATGTCAGATGGGGTTGATGCTGGTGGCGGGGAAAACGAGGTAGATTCCCATTCCTGTTCGCACGCCGATGTTGGAGAATCATCAAATCCGAGAGATGAGGAGAATTTGGATCCAGATAATGAAGCTGCCTTAAATACTAATTACGATAGTGGTGATGGTGCTGTACCAGCTTTTAG GTGTGAAAGGTGTGAGAACTATGAAACTATAAATAAGACAGCATTCTGCGCTCATCAGGATCAATGTTTGGCTAGTGCTGAGCCAGGAGAAAGCACAGAGAATATAGAAGCTACTGAAAATGATGGAGATGGAGAAGAAACGCATCCTGGAATTCGTTCTCATAGGAAAATGTTTGAATGTGATGTTTGCAATATGCAGTTTTCCAATGGAGCTAACATGAGACGGCATAAg ATGAGACACACTGGTGTGAAACCATATGAATGTCGTGTATGCCAGAAAAGATTTTTTCGGAAGGATCACTTGGCAGAACATTTTACAACACACTCTAAGACTCTGCCTTATCATTGTCCAATTTGCAACCGAGGTTTTCAAAGACAAATTGCTATGAGAGCTCATTTTCAAAATGAACATGTCGGCCAACATGATATGGTCAAGTCTTGTCCTTTGTGCAATTATCGTGCAGCAACTATGAAGTGCCTCaggttacatttttttaatag aCATGGAATCGATCTAGATAATCCAGGACCAAACAGTTCAAGTTCATTGATGAATAGCTGTGCTCCAGGTGAAGCTATGCCTTCTGCTCCTCTTTCCGATAGTGGAGACAGTACTGGAAATCGTTCCGCGGATAATGCAACACCGCCAATGCACTTTCTAACACCTCACATAGAAATATCAATTCCTTATCCAGAACAAACTACAAATCAACGAAATCCGAGTCCTGCCCCTTTAAATGGAGATAGTCCGAATAGTCCTCAAAGTGCAGACAGTAATAGTAATGCTCCAAGTAGTAGtcaccatcagttaccaattAACAGTAGTGGCATTCACAG gaATCTTGGTGGAAGTGAAGAGGCAATTACACCTTCtatttcattaattcctaTTAAGCAAGAACCAAACAGTAATGGAGCGGAAGAAAATGGAGCAACATCCAGCAATCTTCCATTACCATCCTTGATAAAAGTCTCTCCATTAAAATCCCTTCTTCGAGACGACTTACGACGTAAACTTTCATCTGGCTCaggaaataataacaataacaacaataataataatg GTAATAATAGTTCAAATTCAAATCCCCATTCAAGAGGAGAACCTCCTAGTTCGACAAGGCCCGATCAACGAAGTAGTGGACTTCAATGCGCTCACTGTAGGATTACCTTTCCTGATCAaacattatattttcttcaCAAAGGTTGTCATAGTGAAAGCAATCCTTGGAAATGCAATATTTGTGGAGAACAGTGTTGCAACTTATATCAATTTAATTCGCATTTATTAAGCAAAAGTcatcaataa